In Oryza sativa Japonica Group chromosome 8, ASM3414082v1, the sequence CCTTAAAGTAGTGCTGAGACACATCCTCAGGTTTCTTTGTCTGTCCTTATACCAATATGAATTGTGCTTATGGTTTGTATTCTGACTCTTGACTGTGTATTGTGGAGTTGTTAAGTGCATCGTTTTATTATTGTATTTGCATTGGTGCTCATGTTAAGCTGTGGAGCTTCTCTTGTTAATGTTTTGATTAACTagtttaaaaataaatagtTATTATAGGATTAGAAACAACAGAACTAGGACTTAGTAAGAGCCGTGGCAACAGACTGGAAGCACTCTATGGTCGGACAAGCAAAGTCTTAGTCACTTAACAGAATTTTAGGGTTCTGAAGAAGGATAACTTAAGGTCTCTGACACCTTAGAGCGGTGTCCATTCCACTAGTGGCAATGCTTTCAGCCATGACTTCTGGGTATCCCTACTGATCATTAGTATAGTTGCAACATTTCCCTTGATGCTCTATTGCAGGAAACCATCATACTGACATTTCTCATGAAAACAAGTGTTCTTTTCTCTTCAGCCCTTCTTCATATCACAAGAGTTCCCTACCGATGTCTCACAACATGCTTGTGTTTCATTGCAAGGAGTGTTGCAAGGTTGTGCCTACCAAATGGTGCATGGCTCATCAGTATCATTTCTAACAGGACACCAACAGTTAATCTTTTGTCCATGTAAGATCTTATGAATAGCCTAGTGAACAAATTTTGATTAGACTGACGAGTTAAGGGCGTGACAGACTATTTCCACTTGTATGAATGTATTCCATACTATCCATAgaactcagttttttttttctcgaaaacgcAGGAGAgctgcatttcatttcattaaggggAAGAAAAACAATACGAAAAACACAacacaaagaaaaaacaaagtagGAGTGCCTGAGCCCTCCTACCAAGACCCACACACAGTAGACTACCCGGGGAGCTTAGTTAgaactcagttttttttttcctcttgtgCAATAAGAAATATTATGAACATTGTTTTGTACTttggtgagattttttttattgcataTGAACCTTGATTAATTTCATATAAGTTCAAATCTATTGTTCATATGCATCTGACTTTTTAATGCATTGGATTATGCTTGTAAATATGATGTGAAGAAATAACACTTATTTCTGCCCCTGTATTTAAGATGGGATGATTCAAATCTAGAAACCTTGTTCCTAGCCAAGTTGGCCCCAGGCTTGGTTCACTGATGTTAGATTGATTTGTTTACTTCCCCAGTATCCTGGATATTTACAAAATCTGTTGTTTCATCAACAAGGTAGTCTAGGTCCAATGATAATGAATAGGTGCTATCAGCAACATCTTGTTTACTCTTGACTAGCCAAAAATATTCTTactttttgtcttttttgttctGCAGGTTATGGACAAGCACTTGTCAATTCTCGCGAAACAGCATGTAGAAACACGTTTTGTGAAAGTTCATGCTGAAAAGGCTCCCTTTTTGACAGAGAAACTAAGGATTGTTGTTCTCCCAACTCTTGCATTGGTAAAGAACACCAAAGTTGAGGATTATGTGGTAAGGATGCTCGTTGCAATCTATTCATCCGCTGCACATGAACAATGCAATAGGGTATTGAATTCTTTTGGTCCTCCCAGGTTGGGTTTGATGAGCTTGGTGGTAAAGATGATTTCAGCACTGAGGATCTGGAGGAACGTCTAGCGAAAGCTCAAGTGATCTTCCTTGATGGAGAAGGGCCTGCACATGCATCCAAGCAGGCAACCAAACGAAGCGTTCGGCAATCAGATACTGGCAACTCATCGGACTCTGAATAGTTTTGTTACTGCTTCTGAACTTATGCTAAATGTTTTTATTGGCTGTTACGGCAAACGGTTATGTTATCCCTATTAGTAATAGGAAAAGTTAATTAGTCTAGCATTGAACATTTGAACTGGGACTTGGGAGTTAAAAGAGGTATCTAGAGTGACACATCACATGTTGTTACGGCTTTGCTTGGAGTTGTTGTATATTATGATGTTTATGATAGTTTGCCTTGTTTGTTTGAGTGCAAACAAATTCATGCTTCCCTGGTAGATAGAATAGATGAATTTATCGACGATTAGCGGAAAGAATGTCATTTCTGTTCTGATAATAGTGCTTGATGATCAGTCTCAATCTGGGTGTCCATCTATCTAAACCATGTGGCCCATCCAGATTGTCTCATTGCCTGCTGTGTGTCTGTGTACAACATTACGCTGTAGCCTGCAGCTGCTATATATATTGTCCATCAATAAATAGATCCTATGCTTTTGTGCCCTGGTACTACCTTTTCAGCTGCTGCTCGCTCATTTTACCCCATGTGCTGATCAtcataatcatcatcatcattcatGGTGACATAAATTGTTGTGCAAAAGGAGAACGGTAAAAGGTGATGCCTTGCAGTCTGTGTGCAGATTGTGCCTGGGTGGTACTACGACCACCCTGACGGCAACTTGAATGCTGAGAAATTTAGGGCAAGATTGAATTGCTTCTTCACACTGGTCGGTTGGTCTGGCCACATGAATGCACTGCGAATGCATTTGCAGTTAGATGGGGAAATGGTGTACTGACCACCGACTTTTGTTGTTAATGATTCATACTGACTTTGTTAGATGATTTGAACGTTTTTacttttagggtgtgtttagttccaaagttttttttccacaccttcaactttccatcacatcaaacctttcatacacacaacttttcagtcacatcgtctccaatttcaaccaaattctaAATTTTGGGCCAATCTAAACTTTAGTTATTTGCAATTATCTTTACTCTGTCTCAATTGTTTTGAACAAGAAGTACTTTCTGTAGCATAGGAAAATAATTCAAGTTACTTGAGAATGCATACATATGTTGCCagaatttgaacaaaatttgtACCTCCAGATGCTTAACACCGTTATTAACCCAAGAAATGTTATTGCACGTACGGCTAGGTTTCAGATcatcatctcaaatttgaagaATGGAACGGTCCCCCTGGATGCTGACACGTTTGTTTACCATCATAGCTCTGCCAAGTTTGATTGCGAAGATGCAGCAGCTGACGATGGTTCGTATCActcacttctaatatacatgtcCTGCATATTTGTTACCATGTGAATCATTTATTTCTCTGAGCTATATTTCTGTTTCCATGTTTGTTTGCTCCTTTATTTCATcatgtatatataaattacCGAAGAAATCCGCCGGTTTGATTTTCAACATATTTAAAACTCACACGGGTTCTCGCCTTGATTGTGAACACATTTTTCGTCATTTCTATATATTTATGGGTGCTATTTTACGACTCATTCTACTGCCCTTTTTCAGTTTTGGACTTGACTGTTGACAGTCTTCTCCCTTTCGGATAGGCAATCCTGATGTCATGACACTGACGGATTAACTTAATGCATACTACTACTAGTCTAAAGAAAACCATAATGTCACTCATGTTGTTCATCAAGTGACACAATGACCTGGTCTATCAAGGGACAGaatttacaaatagttttgGGCACCAATAATTCAGTGATGCAAGAGGACAGGACAGCACTTTTGTCATATTAATAAAATCAGCGCCGGCTAATTAAACTAGGCATGGAGTGTCTCATTTAGAGCAACCTAATACCTGATGTAACTACAAAAAGGtagacttagaaaaaaaaaaggaggattgCTGACTGAGACCTTGAGATGATCACAAGGAGGAGACGACAGAAAGGAATTGAACTAGGAGCTAAGAAGTTGTTGGAAAGCATCATTGGAAAAGAATTGTTATACTATGCATGCTTGGAAGGGAAGAAGGGGTTTGGATCTTGCATCATGCTGAAAACGAAACATTAGTTAGTTTGTGCAAGAAATGATTAATTCTCAGATTTGATCAGGCACCTAGATCACATTGAATACTGCACTGCTTTGCTTGCTACAGGTTCAAAAATCAATGATGTTTTTTTGGAAGGAATTATGCTGCTTTTAGTTGGGCCTTATTGAGTATATATCCATTTCGAAATATGACAACTTAGTATTAGATTCTTAGGTTGTCTAATTTAGTACTATGTTGCTATATCTTGATACAGAGGGAGTAACTCACAATAAATCAAAATGAGTGTTTTACTCCATATAAGGGTTCTTGTTAGTGTTAAACAAGTGTTATTCCATCAAAATCTTTTATCCTTGAGATCAActcaaatattaatattttcttGCTAACATACAAAAATGCCAAATTATTAATATCAATCAAGAAACAACCTTTAAAATGCGCTTAGAAGGCGATTACTGGGCCGAATATATCTTTGATGTAACAATAGATTCAATTCCATAGTCGAAAAATTAGACCATGATCAGTGGGACTATAAAGCTGTGGTCATAACCAACATTGCAGGAATTTCCTCTTCTTGTTCCATTTGTAACAATTACCAACGGTTGACCATGCATGGACAAAAAGGAAATTCCTTATTCCTTTGGCGATGTCCAGAAGAAGGAAAGCTCTGAAATATTCCTACTCGCTTTTACACGTATTCAGATCGTATCTATTGTACGTACTTGTTCTACCGGCAGTAACATACTACTACCTGCTAACCTGAAATCACTGacacaaaaaagaagaaaaagaacagtaaaaaaaaagagagaaaaaaaaaactggaatcCAATTCCACTTCAACACCAGAAAGTGATGCAGAGGTAGGGAGGAGCAGAAAGTTTTTTCTCCTGCAGCAAAGTGATTAAAGTTGCACTGCATTTGCAAGCATCCTTTTGCACTGCACTGGCTATAGCTAGATTCTGCAGAACAAAGGGTGAGTCATGGTCACCTTTGCATTGGATTTGCATTGGCATTGCACAACCTTTGCTTTGTTCTGCACTGCAACGGCAATGCCTTTTTTGTGCCTGTGTGTAggctgtgtgtttagttctttctaaagttggaagtttgggtcGAAATTgctacgatgtgactgaaaaattgtgtgtgtatgataggttgatgtgatggaaaaagttggaagtttggatctaaacacagccgtagTAGCTGCCTCCTCCGTTTTAAAATCTAATTATTTCTAGAAGCTTTTACACAAAGAAATTTATCTGACATAGAATAGTGGAAGATCGTGATCGGATGAAAAGAGATATTAGGTAGGGAAATTAAATGGGAGATGATTAGTCTAACGAGTTAAGATAAGATGTAAGTAGGTgtaaaaatagctatatttttaaACAAATGGGAAAATCGGAAATAGCTAGTATATTTTAGGAAGGGAAGTAGTATAGCTTTCTTTTCTGTCCATTGAAAGGTGGAataagagaggaagagaggtgatGGCATCGGAACTGGACCCAAAGCCTTTTTGGCCTGCACATAATTGCATGCTAGAAGAAGGATGGATAGGAGGAATCCCCTCGTGGGTTGGCTGTCCTTAGCCATCAAgaaaggcaggcaggcaggcaggcagctggtcaggatagatagatagatagatagtagGTCTTCTCATCATCAAAATCATCAGGATCAGGCCAGGCCAGGTCAGGGCAGCAACTTTCTGCCTTTATGAAAGGATCACTCACTCTCTCAGAAATGTGCCCGTGCATGCTCATTTGCTGGGATAAGGTTGGGAGGGTATGAATGATTATTGTCAAGCTGAATAATTCAGTTGCCATCATCcttttcttgttgttgttgttgttgtctgTTCTTTTATTAGCAAGAGAGTGGGTTTATTTGGGGGATGTTTATGTACTCATCATGTGCAGATTAAGCATAATTTTAATCCATAAAAGgtaatatatatctatatcacCCTGAAATAGTTTCAACTCCTAATTCTACTAAAATAATTAACAGATGGAAAAGAGATACTAGTTTCATTcagtgctctctctctctcatttttttttggctatgaCATGGTACTTTGAAAAATGAACAGTGCAAATACTAAATAGAAAAGGGTGATGTCGGCATACCATAGTAGTCAACTACAAATGAATTCATGTCCCTAATTTAAAAGGCTGTAGAAAACAGTCCTGTGATGACTACTTCAATTTCCATTATTTTGTGGATAGGGTATTCGATGTATCGTCTATGCCTCCTgcaaatacaaatatatattatatgacATATGTATTGCAGTGAAATCCAATATAATTTTGTGGAACCAATAATttcttgtttaataataaagaTATGTTCCTTTCTCCTTTATAGAATCCCATGGCCATAAACAACTTTGTCAAGGGTTCTTTTGATTCTACTTGCTTTATGCGTTTTTGTCCcttcttcaaaagaaaaaaaacattttattttctttcttttactcATTCAcaacttgcaagttgcaagtGTCCTAGTCAGGTTGCAACAAAatacatcctttttttttccatcatgGGCATGTTAATATGTTATTATGTTCCCTAATACATTTTCATGTCACAAACTTAATCAAATGGAATTGTGGCATAACAACTATTTTTGCTCTAATTAAAAACCATTTCCTATATATTTGTAGAACTATATGTCATAACAAAAAATGACTATATATTAGTAGGCCATGATAAGATATTTTGCTAGTGGGTGCAGCCCTCCTTGAAACTTTTTAGCAGCTCTCAATATTCTAGTCTACTCCTACAAATTTCTTAGGGTGGTCAATTCAACCATTTTGGTTGTTGACATTAAGCATGGGCAAAAGCATGGAGAGGAAGACACTCATGAGCTAGGAGGATCCATGGAGAGGAGTCCAGGAGGGGTGAGCACCAACCAAACCAAGGTTAGGTTTGGAGCAAAAGCAAATAAATGGATGCACATGGAAATGCAGTTGGGGGTGGTGTGGGGCCTAATCTCCTTTTCAGTTTTAAAAGTCCCCATGTCCTTTCTTGTTTGATTCTATGAACCTGTAAAGGCATGCATCTTTCATCCATCTttttagacttttgtgatcacCCTTAGCTTGGCTGCCTTCTAAGAAACGGCTCTTTAATCATTAACTAATTTTATATCCCCTGTGGACACCCTTCCAAGGGCCTCTTgtgtgctttgctttgcttgcttgatACCTAGCTAATTAATCTCCTAGCTAGTTGACTcagttatcaaaaaaaaaaaactatagttgACTCAATCCTCCCTGGCCAATAAAAATAATTGTTATCCTTGCAACTTTGACATGGTTTTGTTTAGAGTTAACTGATGCCAACTTCAGATCAATGCACATGTTGCAAATCAGTAGCTGAAGATTGTCCTTGGGACTCTACTCAAAGATTCATATATAGTCAAGTGACATGAATAACTACAAAAACTATTTTGTGGTCCATGATCAAGAAGTAGTGGAGCCAGAGTTGTTATCCTTTGGGGTCGATCAGTACTACACCATAtttcagtgtttttttttctaactatgTATATGAATTTACATGTGGGAAACACCCTTGATCAACTATCGTTTGTCAAATGGGAAAAGTTCAAATTATACCTCCTAACTATCGAGTTTGTTAAAAATGCCCTTTAATTATGAAACCATATATTTTACACTCCCAACTATCAAAATCAGACAAAATAACCCCATAAGGGCAAGCAAAGTTGGTTTTAATGGTGGTTTTATGGCTTTGAAATCCAAATAATATAGCTTTTACTTGTATTGTACCAAATTAGTAAGAGATGTAAAAAATAGTTAGATTCaagtaaatatatatgtata encodes:
- the LOC4345081 gene encoding thioredoxin domain-containing protein 9 homolog isoform X1, producing MDQSIVGQILEKQVLSVAKAVEDKLDEQIAALDRLDPDDIEALRERRILQMRRAAERRAKWRALGHGEYGEVPEKEFFAAAKASDRLVCHFYRDNWPCKVMDKHLSILAKQHVETRFVKVHAEKAPFLTEKLRIVVLPTLALVKNTKVEDYVVGFDELGGKDDFSTEDLEERLAKAQVIFLDGEGPAHASKQATKRSVRQSDTGNSSDSE